One Nicotiana sylvestris chromosome 12, ASM39365v2, whole genome shotgun sequence genomic window carries:
- the LOC104218187 gene encoding uncharacterized protein, protein MIILRNLLQRRNACKTYPKMLLKLNGNSWWSILTLTDPFKSARNKVNKAKQEINHICGRKSFGQSLLKRDPVTGKEPNFQKLWKKTHMKNGHWVNDAAAELNDKVNELVAEQFQETEEGTDMDPIVNVSFMKIVGEKAGYYRCQGSGLKLTNKRFMQGLQEQLQAQKKEVEEECLKRESVESKLKEVQEQLEEERKNREVMQAHVGVMEASVGREQKMLKEGIVGLASLIQSS, encoded by the exons ATGATCATTTTAAGAAATTTGCTACAAAGGAGGAACGCTTGCAAAACATACCCGAAGATGTTATTGAAGTTGAATGGAAATTCTTGGTGGAGTATTTTGACTCTGACTGATCCTTTCAAG AGTGCCAGAAACAAAGTAAACAAGGCAAAACAAGAAATCAATCATATTTGTGGTAGAAAATCCTTTGGGCAGTCTCTTTTGAAGAG AGATCCAGTCACTGGAAAAGAGCCAAACTTTCAGAAACTTTGGAAAAAAACTCACATGAAAAATGGTCATTGGGTCAACGATGCCGCTGCTGAATTGAAT GATAAAGTGAATGAATTGGTTGCAGAGCAATTTCAAGAAACAGAAGAGGGTACTGATATGGACCCTATTGTTAATGTGTCCTTTATGAAAATTGTTGGAGAAAAGGCAGGCTATTACCGTTGTCAAGGATCAGGACTTAAGCTAACAAATAAGCGATTCATGCAAGGGCTTCAAGAGCAACTGCAAGCACAAaaaaaagaggtggaagaagaatGCCTTAAACGAGAGAGTGTAGAATCCAAGCTTAAAGAAGTACAAGAGCAACTTGAGGAGGAGCGAAAAAATCGAGAAGTCATGCAAGCTCATGTAGGAGTCATGGAAGCTAGTGTAGGACGTGAGCAAAAAATGTTAAAAGAGGGAATTGTGGGACTTGCATCTCTTATACAAAGTTCGTAG